The following are from one region of the Nicotiana tabacum cultivar K326 chromosome 3, ASM71507v2, whole genome shotgun sequence genome:
- the LOC107828234 gene encoding amino acid transporter AVT3B-like: MGFEKDEASSSSHVLSIPREDTPLIGKTQHLSSPSKTFANIFIAIVGAGVLGLPYTFKRTGWVLGSIMLFSVAFLTYHCMMLLVYSRRRIESQLKAVKVSSFGDLGFAVCGPVGRFAVDAMIVLSQAGFCISYLIFVANTLAYLFNYSITKPDPKILGFSPKSVYIWGCFPFQLGLNSIPTLTLLAPLSIFADIVDLGAMGVVMVEDVMIYLTNRPVLEMFGGFNVFFYGLGVAVYAFEGIGMVLPLESETRDKDKFGKILGLAMAFISLMFGAFGILGYFAFGEDTKDIITTNLGQGLLSSLVQIGLCINLFLTFPLMMNPVYEVMERRFCEGSYCLWIRWLVVLAVTFVALVVPNFADFLSLVGSSVCIILGFVLPALFHLIVFKDELSWNGLAFDSALIVMGTVFAVYGTSSSLMEILAKKA, from the coding sequence ATGGGGTTTGAGAAAGATGAAGCAAGTTCATCATCCCATGTATTGAGCATCCCAAGAGAAGATACACCACTTATAGGCAAGACTCAACACCTCTCTTCTCCTTCAAAAACTTTTGCTAATATTTTCATAGCAATAGTTGGAGCTGGAGTTCTTGGTCTTCCTTACACTTTCAAGAGAACTGGATGGGTTTTAGGTTCAATTATGCTTTTCTCAGTTGCCTTTCTTACCTACCACTGTATGATGCTTTTGGTTTATTCAAGGCGTAGGATTGAATCCCAACTCAAAGCTGTAAAAGTTTCATCTTTTGGTGACTTGGGATTTGCTGTGTGTGGACCTGTGGGTAGATTTGCTGTTGATGCTATGATTGTTCTATCCCAAGCTGGTTTTTGTATCAGCTACTTGATTTTTGTAGCTAATACTTTAGCATATTTGTTCAATTACTCCATCACAAAACCAGATCCCAAAATCTTGGGATTTTCACCCAAATCAGTGTATATTTGGGGCTGTTTCCCATTCCAGTTGGGGTTGAATTCAATTCCCACACTGACCCTTTTAGCCCCTTTGAGCATATTTGCTGATATTGTTGATTTAGGAGCTATGGGTGTAGTGATGGTTGAGGATGTAATGATTTACCTTACAAACAGACCAGTTCTTGAAATGTTtggtgggtttaatgtgtttttCTATGGTCTTGGTGTAGCTGTCTATGCTTTTGAAGGGATTGGAATGGTTTTGCCTCTGGAATCAGAGACAAGAGACAAGGACAAATTTGGGAAAATCTTGGGTTTGGCAATGGCTTtcatatctttgatgtttggtgCTTTTGGAATATTGGGTTATTTTGCTTTTGGAGAAGATACTAAGGATATAATCACTACAAATCTTGGGCAAGGTTTGCTCAGCAGTTTGGTTCAAATTGGCCTTTGCATAAACTTGTTTTTAACTTTCCCACTGATGATGAATCCTGTCTATGAAGTGATGGAAAGGAGATTTTGTGAAGGCAGTTACTGCTTGTGGATTAGATGGCTTGTGGTTTTGGCAGTGACTTTTGTGGCATTAGTGGTGCCTAATTTTGCTGATTTCTTGTCACTTGTTGGGAGCAGTGTGTGTATTATTTTGGGGTTTGTTTTGCCTGCTTTGTTTCACCTGATTGTGTTTAAGGATGAGCTGAGCTGGAATGGTTTGGCTTTTGATTCTGCTCTTATTGTTATGGGCACAGTTTTTGCAGTCTATGGCACCTCTTCTTCCCTGATGGAGATCTTAGCAAAAAAGGCATAA
- the LOC107789520 gene encoding amino acid transporter AVT3C-like gives MGFKTNEASSSSHILKIPREDTPLIGKTQKLSSPLKTFANSFMSLVGAGVLGLPYTFKITGWIMGSLLIISVAILTYYCMMLLVYSRRKLESQFEAPKISSFGDLGFAVCGPIGRFAVDSMIVLSQACFSVGYMIFIANTLAYLFNYSVPNAKIMGFSPKAVYIWSCFPFQLGLNSIPTLTLLAPLSIFAEIVDLGALGVVMVEDVMIYLQNMPNLEMFGGFTVFLYGVGVAVYAFEGMAMILPLESEIRDKEKFGKILGLSVAFVALVYGTFGALGYFAFGEETKDIITTNLGQGLLSSLVQLGLCIDLFFAFPLMMNPVYEVMERRFCEGRYCLWLRWLVVLAVSFVALVVPNFADFMSLVGSSVCVVLGFVLPSLLHLIAFKNELGWCSLTLDAAFIVMGTVFAVYGTSSTLIKIFAKVA, from the coding sequence ATGGGGTTTAAGACAAACGAAGCAAGCTCATCATCTCATATTCTGAAAATTCCAAGAGAGGATACACCACTTATAGGCAAGACTCAAAAACTCTCTTCTCCTTTAAAGACTTTTGCTAATAGTTTCATGTCTTTAGTTGGAGCTGGAGTTCTTGGACTTCCGTACACTTTCAAAATAACAGGATGGATAATGGGTTCTCTCTTGATTATCTCAGTAGCTATTCTTACCTATTACTGCATGATGCTTCTTGTTTATTCAAGGCGTAAGCTTGAATCCCAATTTGAAGCTCCCAAAATCTCATCTTTTGGTGACTTGGGTTTTGCTGTGTGTGGACCAATAGGTCGTTTTGCTGTTGATTCTATGATTGTTCTATCACAAGCATGTTTTTCAGTGGGGTACATGATTTTTATAGCTAATACTTTAGCTTACTTGTTCAATTATTCTGTTCCAAATGCCAAAATCATGGGATTTTCTCCAAAAGCAGTGTATATCTGGAGCTGTTTTCCATTCCAGTTGGGGTTGAATTCAATTCCCACATTGACCCTTTTAGCCCCTTTGAGTATATTTGCTGAAATTGTTGATTTAGGAGCTTTGGGTGTAGTGATGGTTGAGGATGTGATGATTTACCTCCAAAACATGCCTAATTTGGAGATGTTTGGTGGGTTCACTGTGTTTTTATATGGTGTTGGTGTGGCTGTCTATGCTTTTGAAGGAATGGCAATGATTTTGCCTTTGGAATCAGAGATAAGAGACaaggaaaaatttgggaaaatcttGGGTTTGTCAGTGGCCTTTGTAGCATTGGTATATGGTACTTTTGGAGCATTGGGTTACTTTGCATTTGGGGAAGAGACCAAAGATATAATCACTACTAATCTTGGGCAGGGATTGCTAAGCAGTTTGGTGCAACTTGGCCTTTGCATAGACCTGTTCTTTGCCTTCCCACTGATGATGAATCCAGTTTATGAAGTGATGGAAAGGAGATTCTGTGAAGGCAGGTATTGCTTGTGGCTGAGATGGCTTGTGGTTTTAGCAGTGTCTTTCGTGGCATTAGTGGTGCCCAATTTTGCTGATTTCATGTCACTTGTTGGGAGCAGTGTGTGTGTTGTTCTGGGGTTTGTGTTGCCTTCTTTGTTACATCTGATTGCGTTCAAGAATGAATTGGGCTGGTGTAGTTTGACTTTGGATGCTGCATTTATTGTCATGGGCACAGTTTTTGCAGTCTATGGAACCTCCTCTACACTGATAAAGATCTTTGCGAAAGTAGCTTAG